In the genome of Budorcas taxicolor isolate Tak-1 chromosome 7, Takin1.1, whole genome shotgun sequence, the window AGTGGGACACATAATGCAAGGTATGACTTTATTAGGGGGATATCATGGTGGGACAGAGTGGGGAGCTGAGCCTGTCGACAGATGAAGAAAAATGGTCTATAGCTTGTGGAGAGATTGGTCTTAGAGGATCTCAAAGTCTTCTGAATAGTAAGGGGATGGGCATTCACCAGAGGGGAAAACAGAAAGGGGTGGGGCCCAAGAGGAACCCTCGGAGTGGATGTTCCAGTTGGCTGATCTCTGCTAACGGGGCGGGATCGGGAACGGGGCGGGATCGGGAACGGGGCGGGATCGGGGCGGGatcggggcggggcggggcgaggtGGGAAGGTGGAGGCAGCAGCCCTCAGAGGTCTGGGCAGGGAGCCGAGGGCTTCTCACAGATCCAGGGGTTTTCTGTAACACATCTGCCATCATTCCAGCCATCGTTGTGCAGTTCCACACAATCCTCATCTCCGTGGTTGTTGGGCTCCCCTTTTTTCCAGAAGCTGTGAACCGCATCAGCGCAATGAGACCCCTACTCCACCCAGGGCCCACCCCCAATTTTGGAGGGGCTGGTCCCTGGACTTTGACAGCAAATTGCCAATCCCAGCCAGAGGTTGGTGAGGAACTAGGAGGCAGGGTTTTTGAAATGTGGGTTCAAACACCACATCCACCAGAATCAGTTCTGGGAAAGttaaatgtgggcttccctggtggctcagatagtaaagactctacttgcaatgtgggagacccaggtttgatccctggggttggaaagattccctggagaagaaaatgggtacccattccagtactcttgcctggagaattccatggacagaggagcctggtgggctacagtccatggggctgcaaagagcctgacacgactgagtgatgacaCTAACACAGAattaaatgcagattcctgggcctgtACCTAGCCGTGTAGAATCAGACTCCCACCCAGCTCCTACCACTGCCCCCGGATGAAGGCAGGGCTCTGCATCTTCACCAAGCTTCTCAGGTGATGCTTTCCAGTCCAGAGTTTGAGCACCCTTGGTTTGGAGTTCCTGCCCACCTCTCCTGGGCTGTTGTCACTGGGAGGTTACctgagttggacaggactgtcATCCACCCACCGCCAGGAACCCTCACTGTGGTGGTCACTGAGGCCGATCCAGGTGGGTTTATTATTCCTGGCATACCAAAAGTTCAGGAATTTCtgcgggtgggtggggagaggagtaTCAGGAGGAGGATCCCTGAACGCCACACATCTCATGTCTGCCCGCATCTCCATGGTCCCCTGCCTCCCACAGAAGTTCTTCTCACAGTCTAGCCTAGAGGCCCTACTCAAGTTGTATGTGTTAACATGTGCATGGAGGCTGTGGATGTGTGTTAATGTAATACATATGTGGGTTTGTCTTGTGTCTCAGTTAACATGCATTGTATATGGCCTCAAGGGCACTCTGAATTCCCTTCGTATCCATACATGGGCTCCTCTCATCCATGTTCTTCTCTCACGTGACCTTCCTGAGTCCATTATGATTCCTCgtccaagaagccttccctgattgtATCTCACCTCTCATCCCCCTGCCACACCCCCAACTGCCCATCTCTCAGAGtgcagaagagggaggcagaaggttTTTTCTTGACCTGGCAATATGGCCCAGCCTCTCGGGGGACCTTGCCCAGCCCACCTCCTCCTCAGTACTATTGATGATAACTAGGTGGGCCCCAGTAAGCAGACAGGCAGAGACGGCAGATCTCCAGTCACTCTGGGTCCAGGAGAAGAAGTAGCAGCTTCCGCCAAAGAACTCCCAGTTCTGAGGACAAGGATGGCACAGGCCAGCTGGGGAAGAGGGGCGGAGTTGGAGAGGTTGCTTGGCTCCTAGGCTCCAGATCTTCGGAACCCAGGGCTAAGCCCTTCTCTTCAGCTGTCAGCTCAGTTCCTCAAGAAACCCATGAGGAACACCCCAGTTCTGCTCTGCCCTCCTCAGCCTGGCAGCTGCAGCAGGTGtggcccagcccccacccaccaTCCTGTGACTTCCTCTTGACCTTGGTGTGGTTCCCTTACCCAGGGTGGCATTCATCCGGGTCAGGCGCTGTAGGATCTCCTCCAGGTTTGATTGCATCTGCTTCTGTGCAACTTCAGCTGGAGGGAGAGGACATCaattattaagcacctactgtgtatgTGGTGCAGAGGGCCCCATGAGAACATCATGCGTGGATGTCAGGTGACCTGGAGAGCCCAtcatacagatgagaaaactgaggcttagagagtgaCTTGCCGGACATCGCCAATCCCCCAGGACCTCTTGCAGGGGTCTGGTCCCCTCCCCAActcctgccctctctcctccACCCCTGGCAGTGGTGGCTTGTCCACAGCCGTACAGCCCCAGAGCCCCCTCCCTACTCAGACTCCGGAACCTGGTGTCCAGCCATTTATCCAGGCTGTTGTTCTCATGGTCTCCCGAATCTCTCTGCAGACACCGGATCCTGGAAACTACAACGGAGCAGAGAATTCCCGCTTTAAGCATTGACCCTGAGCCGAATCTGCTTTCAAGGTCTCCCCACGGGGAGGATGAACTACCTTTCACATGAGGAAACAGACTGAGAGAGGGAGAGTTACTGGCCCATGGTCACACAGAAGGTGACACAGAGCCCACACTACCCAGCCCTAGTAGGTCTAGGGACTGCGGAAAAGGGCAAAGACCATCCCAGAGAGAAAACCCAAAGGGACCGAGGACCCTAAGCCCCTAGATGCTCACTCACCTTGAACCAGAGTGGTCAGCTGGAGCGTGAAGAAACCCAGTGAGACgaagagcagcagcaggagaagcagAGGGGCCCAGGTCAGACTCTCTGCAGGACCAGCAGATGGGTGGGGCTTGGGGCTGGGGGCAGACTCTGCCCCCACTTCACCCCCTACCCGCCCCCGTTCCCCCCAGCTGCCTGCTCCTGAACCAAGCACTCCCGTACCTGGCAAGCTCCTCAAACTGTGTAGCAGTCGAGGGCGTCTCTCAGCCAGTCTCTGGCCCCCAAATGTCTCCTCCTCTGGACAGAACAGAGCACACGCACTTGAACTTGGAAGTCTGCTGAGCCCTGCTCTCAGAGTTGCAAGCTGGCTGCCAGGCCCCAGCACCATCAGGACCCTGGGGCCCTGTCATCCCCACTATCACCCTAGACTGGGGGCCCAGCCTCACCAGAGTCATCTGGCTCCTTGTGTTCATACATCTCTGCCATCCTTCTCCCCTTTCTGTTCCTCTTCCCAGCTCTGGTCTGGACTATGGTTTTTATAACCTCATGTATTTCCCTCTGTAGCCCCTCCTCAGACCTGTTCTTTCTCAACTCACGAAGAATGAGGAACACGATAGGGATAAGACTTCCTCTCAGAAAAATCTGGGGACACATGAAGCGGCTGACACAACTAAGGAGGGGTCACTTAGGGCAGGGCAGAGGCCGGGCAGTCAACTTTGCAGCCAGAAGGCACTATTCCAACCCCTGTTCAACTCCGGTACCTGCAGCCACACGTTTCcagagcctcagttccctcacctgtgaaatgggacaaTTAGCCTGCCTAAAGGAAActgaccctgaatattccttggaaggactgatgctgaagctgaagctccaacactctggacacctgatgcgaagaactgactcactgggaaagaccctgatgctgggaaagaccctgatgctgggaaagactgagggcaggaaaagggggtgacagaggaggagatggttgcagggcatcattgactcagtggtcatgagtttgagcaaagtctgggagggagtgaaggacagggaagcctggagtgctacagttcacggggtcacaaagagttggacaggacttagtgactggatGGTATCGATCCTGCTTCACATTATAATTGTGAGGTTGAATACAGTGCACTAGCAATGGATAGAAGCTGCCTCTTCTAATGATGAATACTCAATAATAACAGCACTGGAGCGTATGCCAACCATTCTCCTTGGTGTATGTTCTCCCTCACTGCTCCCAGTAATAAATCCAGATTCGTTAACCACAGTGTGTTCTTGGTGGTCTAAAAGTTCTCACAATAGCCCTAGGAGAAAGGTAGTTACTATCCTTCTTTACAGATGCGGAAACCTAGAGGGCAAGGaactgcctgaggtcacacagctcaaaagcagTGGGGTTGGGAGCTGATCCCTGAATCCCTACTTAACCACTACACAAAGCAGttactttttccccctttaaaacTACTAACTATAATATAGACAGTCGCTTTGAAACTTTGTGTACCAAACTTCCAATTTATTTCTCTACGGACCCTATCTGATTCCACTGAGTATATATAACTATCTTTTTTCCCTTAATCTTAAAGTGAGtcttttgtagacagcatataatgGGATCATCTGTTTGATTCTTTCTGTCAATCTCTACCTTTTAGTTGGAGGATTTAACCCTTTTATATTTAACATAATTACTGACACGGTAGACTTTCTATCTGccatttgctgtttgtttttcatatgtcttatttcctttttattcctcaGTTCCTTTGTTACTATCTTTTTCATGTTAAAtaacttattcttttttaaaacaatgaagaataattgatttacagtgttaactTTCATGTAAACTGGGAAACCAAAGAATTTATGTGGGTTGCTTCATTGcggtatttgctttattgtgctagAACCAAAATTCACAATACCTCCAAGGTATGCCTTGTAATATAATATGGCAACTATGGATATCATATTCTACCTCCTCCTGAAGGTTTCTTGTCATTGCTATTTTCCATAGTAGTTGTTTCTTATTGATTTAATGATTTTTCTGAATTAATTCTTCAAAGTCTCTATTCTCTGTCATGTACGATCACTTAAATCTCTATTTAGCTTGGTGTTTAGCAAGTGATTGAACAAACTTCCTTGAAAATCTGAAACTAAAAGTCTCCCAGTCTTCACCCAGAATCTCTGTGTGTTTTGACACTCAGTCAGGAAGCTTGCAACCCAGCCTTAGCTGCCACTTCCGGCTTTCTTGGAGCCTTGAAGTCAGCCAGAATTAAGAGCTTAGGAACTTGTCAGATTATTCCTGAATATGCACACAGCCTTCCACATGCATGCGGCCTTCCAGATTCCCAGGAATACGTTGGAACTTTTCAAAGCTTCTTAGGTTCacgcttagtctctcagtcatgtccaactctttgcaatcccacggactatagcccgccaggctcctctgtccatgggatttcccaggcaagtatactagagtgagttgcctttccttctccaggggattgtcctgaccctgggattgaacccttattttctgcatctcctgcattggcaggtgaattctttaccactgagccgtctgggaagccccttcaaagTCCTTACGGACATCTCATtccttaacttttctttttaagactgtTCGGTTAGGTTATTATTTGCCCCAGCTGTTATCCACCACCTCAGGGAGCTGTGATGTTAAAATATTTGACAGACACCACCTGAGGAGAGGTTTTTTAGCATTGGGCAAGTTCGAGAGAGGTCAATGAAAGATAATCTTTTCAAGGGTGGTCTTCCAGGGAACCACTAGATAGATCAGGTAATACTATTGCTTGGGAACAAGGCTTTATAAGAGCTCTGActccatttttcttcctgtacCAGAAATGTGACCTGTTATTTTTTAAGGctatcttgtttttaaattttattttatcgaagtatagtcgatttacagtgttgtgttaattgctgtacagtgaagtggttcagttattcacatatatacattctttttcatattctcttccattatggtttatcacaggatattgaataaggctccctgtgctctacagtaggaacTTATTATTTACTcatcttatatataatagtttgcatcttctaatcccagactcccaatcctccccacccccttggcaaccacaaatctattctctacgtctgtgagtctttAAAGCTATTTCTGTGTTGGAGAGTGGGGACTGGGACTAGGGTGAGTTAAAATTCCACCAAGCTCACTGTTCTTTATTGAGATTCAGCCGTATTTCTTGTCTAAATACTCCCTGAATTACTGTAAACGTTTGGTTGATTGCCAGTGTTCTAAAAGTGTTGATTCGGACAAATTCTGCAGTTTTTCCATTGCTTTCATGGAAGGGCAAAATTTTTACTCTGCCATTTTtgctgacatttcttttttttctttctttctgtttttttgatgGTTAGAGTGTCTTTGATTTGGCTAGTGGGAGCCTTTCACTCTGGCTCTGTGCCCATTTAACATGTGCTTATCAGTTCTTTTGCTGATCAGACTTTCCTTGCCCAAAGCCTGGAATCACCCATTTTCCAAAAGAGACCCAGTTGGTTTTAAGTGGAGAATGACATTCAGAAACCAAGACCTGAGTGTTAAGTGCATCGTTATTATTAGGGTGTCACTGATCCCAGGACCTCTGAGTAGACAGACAGGAAAACAGATACATGCacatttatttctccatcagtcagttcagtcgctcagtcgtgtcaaaatctttgggaccccatggactgcagcacaccaggcctccctgtccatcaccaactcccagagcctgctcaaactcatgtccattgagtcggtgatgccacccaaccatctcatcctctgtcggccccttcttctcctgccctcaatctttcccagcatcagggtcttttcaaatgagtcagctcttcgcatcaggtggccaaagtattggagtttcagcttcaacatcagtcctttcaatgaacactcaggactgatctcctttaggatggactggttggatctccttgcagtccaagggattcgcaagagtctcctccaacaccacagttcaaaagcatcaattcttcggtactcagctttctttatagtccaactctcacatccatacatgaccactggaaaaaccatagccttgactagacaga includes:
- the LOC128051168 gene encoding CD209 antigen-like protein E isoform X1; amino-acid sequence: MAEMYEHKEPDDSEEETFGGQRLAERRPRLLHSLRSLPESLTWAPLLLLLLLFVSLGFFTLQLTTLVQVSRIRCLQRDSGDHENNSLDKWLDTRFRSLTEVAQKQMQSNLEEILQRLTRMNATLAGLCHPCPQNWEFFGGSCYFFSWTQSDWRSAVSACLLTGAHLVIINSTEEEKFLNFWYARNNKPTWIGLSDHHSEGSWRWVDDSPVQLSFWKKGEPNNHGDEDCVELHNDGWNDGRCVTENPWICEKPSAPCPDL
- the LOC128051168 gene encoding CD209 antigen-like protein E isoform X2; this translates as MAEMYEHKEPDDSESLTWAPLLLLLLLFVSLGFFTLQLTTLVQVSRIRCLQRDSGDHENNSLDKWLDTRFRSLTEVAQKQMQSNLEEILQRLTRMNATLAGLCHPCPQNWEFFGGSCYFFSWTQSDWRSAVSACLLTGAHLVIINSTEEEKFLNFWYARNNKPTWIGLSDHHSEGSWRWVDDSPVQLSFWKKGEPNNHGDEDCVELHNDGWNDGRCVTENPWICEKPSAPCPDL